TTGAAGATTTTAGGTTATGCAGTAAAGGTAGGTGCTTCTGATATTCACCTTACAGTGGGAAGTCCCCCTGCGGTTCGTATTGATGGTGAGATTCGATTTATTCAAGCGGATCCACTTTCACCAGCGGACACACAATCGTTTGCAGAAGAAATGCTCAATCCAAAACAAAAGGAGCATTTTTTCGAAACAGGTGATTTCGATATAGCGTATAGTGTTTCTGGCTTAGGTCGGTTCCGTGTAAATTTGATGAGGCAAAGAGGCTCCATTAGTATAGTAATGCGACATGTAAAGGGAAAGATTTTAGATTTTGCAAGTTTAAATCTACCACCTGTGCTGGAGAAAATTGCCAACTTACCTCGAGGTTTAGTACTTATCACGGGAACCACAGGTAGTGGTAAATCAACGACGCTTGCCTCTATTATCGACTATATCAATGAACGAAAACGCCTACACATCATTACATTAGAAGACCCAATCGAATTCTTGCATACGAATAAAAAAAGCATTGTAAATCAGCGGGAAGTTTTCATTGATACTCGTGATTTTCATGTTGCTCTTCGCGCAGCAATGCGCGAAGACCCAGATGTTATTCTTATTGGGGAAATGCGCGACGGAGAATCATTTCAAGCGGCAATTTCCGCAGCAGAAACAGGGCATCTTGTTTTTACCACGTTACACACGACCAATGCTATGTTGACGATTGACCGCATTTTAGACATGTTTCCTTCCAATATGCATGACCAAGTGCGTAATCAGATTGCCCTACAGTTAAAAGCTTGTGTATCACAACGACTTGTCCCATCTATCGACGGTAAAGGACGAGTTCCAGCGGTAGAGGTACTGCTTAACAATCCTGCAATTTCCCAATTAATTCGCGAGAACAACGTAAAACAAATCCCATTAGCCATCGTTAACGGTGCAGATGATGGGATGCAGACATTTAATATGAGTTTGGAAGACTTAATACGTCGGAAACTCATTAAAGAAGAAGACGCCATGTGGAACTCAGATAACCCCGATGAACTGAAAATGATGTTGCAGGGTATTAAATTAAGTCAACAACGAGGTGGAATTTTAAGAAAATAATATTGAGGTAATAAACAATTTTTGTACTCAAATTATGGCTATAAATTTCACAAACACAAAAGATACATTTTTTTATATTTTTTTATTAATATATAATTGATTATTATTGAATAAACTTATAAATAAAGAAAGAAGGTCTTTATGACGAATTTATTTGAGAAGAAATCTTTTTTAAAAGGGTTGCTTTTTGTTATTTTAGTAGTTACTTTCCTTGGGCTTAATGGGTGTTCTTTACATTTAATCCATGTCTATCTGACGTGGCAGAATGACCCTCATACAACTATGACTGTCAATGTCCAATCTTTGGGCAAGGATTACCCTGTAGAGGTTTTGTATGGACAGGAAAGTTGTCAAGGGAAGCCTGAGTTATACCCTCATCAAACGGTTGGAACTTCAAAAGAGATTCCTGGTGTAGAACCGAAAAGAACAATTCATACTTTTGAATTAACAAATTTGAAACCAGGTGAAATGTATTATTTTGTATTGAAAACGAAGAAAGGAACGTATTCGTCTGAATATAAGTTTCGCACTGTTCCTAATGATGGTTCACCACTTCACTTCGTTATAGGCGGAGACATGGGCATCTTGCCTGCGGCACCAAAATTACTCCATCAAGCAGGAAAATTAAATCCTCAATTCCTTGTAATTGGTGGTGACATCGCTTATGCGAATGGTGATGTGAAGAATGATTGGATATGGGATATTTGGTTTAATAATTGGGAAAAACACATGATAACAACGGATGGGTGTTTAATCCCTATTATTGCAGGTATTGGAAATCATGAAGTAAATAAGAAAGAGGCATCGGTACCGCAAGAGGAACGTGCTCCATTTTACCTTGGTTATTTTGCACAAGGTGGGAAAACCTTTTTTATGCGTCATTTTCATCCTTATCTCTCTTTGATTGTTTTAGATTCAAGTCATATCGTTTCAGTAGCAGAACAAACGGAATGGCTACAAACATCTTTACAGGCGTCTGAACAGTTCCCATTTATAATTCCCGTGTATCATGTTCCATTATACCCGAGCCATAGGCCATTTGATGGTGGCGTTTCTGTGGAGGAAAGGAATCTTTGGCTTCCCTTATTTGATGAATACCATGTCCCTGTCTGTTTTGAAAATCATGACCACACGTTCAAACGGACAAAACCGATGCGGAACAATCAGCCAGATGAAAATGGTACTATTTATTTGGGAGATGGGTGTTTTGGTGTAAATCCGAGAGAGATTAAAAATGCTGGATTAGGGTATTTAGAGAAAGCGAGTAGTAAACGGCACTTTTGGTTGGTGGAGATAAATGAACATGGTTTAAATGCAAAAGCCTATGATGAGCATGGTGAAAACTTTGATGAAGTAAATATTTCACCTCGTTCCGTAACCAAAAGCAAATAATATACACAACTCATTTATTCGGGTAGTGGCTTATCTTTCGTTTCAGGGGCAAAAGGCAGGATTCCTAAACCTATCAGGAATACGATAGAAATCATTACACCTGCATGCCTTATGCCAAAGCGTTGAGCGAGAGTTCCAAATGTGTATGGTGCAAATGCAGAGATATACCGTGCAACATTGTAGCAGAATCCAACACCAGTGGCTCTGAGGCGTGTAGGATATAATTCGGGAAAATAAACCGCATAGCCAGAGAAAATAGCCAGCAACATAAATCCCATAGAGAAAAACAAAACAACTGCTACTGGGAATGAGTTCGTAATAATAAAGGTTAAAGGAATTACAATCAGGCAACCGAGTAATGCTAATGCGAATGCAATTTTCCGTCCTGACCGTTTTGCTACATACCCATAACATAAAGCCCCAAAGAAGCATCCCAAATTCTGAGCCATAACAGCCAAACTCACTTTTATTTCAGTTGCCTTCTTTAATTCAGGTAGATTTTCTGGGTTTAGAATTTTACGTAAGAGTTCTGCAGACCATACACTAATCCCCCAGAAACCTACAACACCTACAGTCGCCAGTACGATGCCGACAATAGTATTTCTTCGCCAGCGAGGGTCTCCAAATAGTTCACGAATCGAGCCTAATCCTTCTTCTCCTTTCTTGGCTTTTTCTTTAGCATCATGCCAAGACTGAGGTTCTCGGATATACCACAGAATAATAAATACTAACAATCCTGGTAGAATTCCAACCAGGAATACATATCGCCATACTGTATCTACTGAGGATACCATCGTTGTCATAGTAAGATTAATCACGCCAGACATGACATTGCCAATTGCAGACATAGATTGTAAGAAGGCAAGGGCGGTCGGTCTTGAATGGTCTGGGAATGTTTCAGCAACTAAAGCGGCACCTGCGGCAAACTCTCCACCAATTCCTAAACCTGTAAGAAATCGTAACACAACGAACTGAATCCAGTTTTGGGATAGACCACTTAACCCAGTGAAACCAGCATACATTAAAATAGTTATTGCCATTGTTTTGGTTCGCCCTAAACGGTCACCTACCATTCCGAAAAATAATCCACCAGTCGCCCAACCTAACATCATACACATTGTTGCCATACCGATATACCAGTTTAAGTCCGCCTCACTTACTCCATGCACTAAGGAACGCATTGCGGGTTGTTTTGCAAATACAAAAAGCCATTGGTCCATGGTATCAAACATCCAGCCCATAATCGCCACGGCTAATACGAGGTAATGATACCCAGTTAAACCCTCTGTCCAACGTTTTTGGGACATTGTGCTTTGCTCACTCATTTTGTCTGCTCCTTCATGATATTAATTAATTACAGTAAAAAGCCTTCTTCCATAAGAACTTAATCAAAATCATTTCATTGTACTAAATGCTCTTAAGTAAAATAAAAATGGTGATACTTATTTTCAAGTTTTAATTTGCAAATAAATAGACCACACCCTATCAATAAAAAATATCGTTCCTAATTAGCAGATTAGAATAAGAATTCGGGTTCTAAAATAGGCTGAAAATTTACATCCTTATCTGTAACAGGGAATGTAACTGCCTCAAAAACACCTGTTCCTGTTCTCATAACAGCACGAGCAGTACCAAGAACTGGAACCACTCCAAATAAGTAACCGAAAGGCTTCCCCTCTTTTAATTTTTTATCGAATGTTAGCGGTAATTCTGCCCAGCCAAACATTACATTTGATAACCCACGTCCTAATTTTGTTAATGATTTCTCAAATCTCGTGGGTTTCGGCAAATCTTCATCGGGATTATATTCCTGAGCCAAAAGCAAAATGGGTTGAACAAATACAGACACCAGAACACAGAAAACGATAACTCTTTTGCTCATCTTAATATCTCCAAAAGTATTAATTTAATTTTTTCAAATATTATCTATATAGTTTAACAAAAATAGCAACGATTGTCAACAAATTTCTTACTAATTTTTATCTTCTCTTTTTGCAATTCCCATCCATAAACCTAAAACACTAATGCAAATACCAACAATTAGAAAGTCATTTATTATTTTCTTTAGGCTATTTATGCCCATACTCTTTTCACATCCGCATGATGATTTTTCTTCATTTCCACTTCCTTCTCCTTCTGTTGTTCCTTCACTTGCCCCTTCAGAGGTGGAAATTAATGTATATTCTCCATTTTTTGTTACCGTTACGTTATCAGTCAAGATAACCTTTATGGATGCAGGTTTTGTCCACTTGTCTATACTTTTAAAGTCAATCGTATATTCTTCCCCAAGATTTAAATTTTCAACCTTCTCACCGCTTTTACGATAAATATTATCTTTTGTTAATTTCCACATGGCTCCTGCTTTTACAGCCTCTGCTGGTGTAATATTTACAATAAGTGAGCCTCTCTCTTCATACACACCTGCTGCTCCGTTAATAATCCCTGCTTTCAAATCTATTACTATATCATCAGGTACTTTCCAGCCTGGAATCTTTTTAAATTCGATTGTGTATATATCCGTAGGAACACTATCTTCTATCGCACCACTATCTTGCCATATCTCTTGTCCTACTCGACGCCATTTTGCACCTTCATCAACCGCTTTGGTTGGGAGTAATGTAACTTTTAATGAGCCTGTTAATCTTTCATAAATACCATTTTCTATAATAGCCTCCCCTTTTTCTATTCTGACCTCCTTGTCTTCTGGGGGTGCCCATCCTCTTATACCTGTTTTGAACGTAATTGTATAGGTTCCCTCGTCCAAGAATACTGTTTTGCC
This genomic interval from Candidatus Hydrogenedens sp. contains the following:
- a CDS encoding MFS transporter, which translates into the protein MSEQSTMSQKRWTEGLTGYHYLVLAVAIMGWMFDTMDQWLFVFAKQPAMRSLVHGVSEADLNWYIGMATMCMMLGWATGGLFFGMVGDRLGRTKTMAITILMYAGFTGLSGLSQNWIQFVVLRFLTGLGIGGEFAAGAALVAETFPDHSRPTALAFLQSMSAIGNVMSGVINLTMTTMVSSVDTVWRYVFLVGILPGLLVFIILWYIREPQSWHDAKEKAKKGEEGLGSIRELFGDPRWRRNTIVGIVLATVGVVGFWGISVWSAELLRKILNPENLPELKKATEIKVSLAVMAQNLGCFFGALCYGYVAKRSGRKIAFALALLGCLIVIPLTFIITNSFPVAVVLFFSMGFMLLAIFSGYAVYFPELYPTRLRATGVGFCYNVARYISAFAPYTFGTLAQRFGIRHAGVMISIVFLIGLGILPFAPETKDKPLPE
- a CDS encoding metallophosphoesterase family protein; translated protein: MTNLFEKKSFLKGLLFVILVVTFLGLNGCSLHLIHVYLTWQNDPHTTMTVNVQSLGKDYPVEVLYGQESCQGKPELYPHQTVGTSKEIPGVEPKRTIHTFELTNLKPGEMYYFVLKTKKGTYSSEYKFRTVPNDGSPLHFVIGGDMGILPAAPKLLHQAGKLNPQFLVIGGDIAYANGDVKNDWIWDIWFNNWEKHMITTDGCLIPIIAGIGNHEVNKKEASVPQEERAPFYLGYFAQGGKTFFMRHFHPYLSLIVLDSSHIVSVAEQTEWLQTSLQASEQFPFIIPVYHVPLYPSHRPFDGGVSVEERNLWLPLFDEYHVPVCFENHDHTFKRTKPMRNNQPDENGTIYLGDGCFGVNPREIKNAGLGYLEKASSKRHFWLVEINEHGLNAKAYDEHGENFDEVNISPRSVTKSK
- a CDS encoding type IV pilus twitching motility protein PilT; its protein translation is MPELLKILGYAVKVGASDIHLTVGSPPAVRIDGEIRFIQADPLSPADTQSFAEEMLNPKQKEHFFETGDFDIAYSVSGLGRFRVNLMRQRGSISIVMRHVKGKILDFASLNLPPVLEKIANLPRGLVLITGTTGSGKSTTLASIIDYINERKRLHIITLEDPIEFLHTNKKSIVNQREVFIDTRDFHVALRAAMREDPDVILIGEMRDGESFQAAISAAETGHLVFTTLHTTNAMLTIDRILDMFPSNMHDQVRNQIALQLKACVSQRLVPSIDGKGRVPAVEVLLNNPAISQLIRENNVKQIPLAIVNGADDGMQTFNMSLEDLIRRKLIKEEDAMWNSDNPDELKMMLQGIKLSQQRGGILRK
- a CDS encoding exosortase system-associated protein, TIGR04073 family — translated: MSKRVIVFCVLVSVFVQPILLLAQEYNPDEDLPKPTRFEKSLTKLGRGLSNVMFGWAELPLTFDKKLKEGKPFGYLFGVVPVLGTARAVMRTGTGVFEAVTFPVTDKDVNFQPILEPEFLF